A portion of the Intestinibacillus sp. Marseille-P6563 genome contains these proteins:
- the rsmA gene encoding 16S rRNA (adenine(1518)-N(6)/adenine(1519)-N(6))-dimethyltransferase RsmA — MGLCDIHVIKDVLSRHGFHFSKSLGQNFLTAQWVPERIAAECGAGPDAAALEVGPGMGCLTVELSKVAGQVVAIELDRALFPVLDETLAGCDNVEVVHGDVLKTDLAALCREKFGDKPVYACANLPYYITTPAIAALLDSHAFQGVTVMVQKEVARRICAPAGSSDYSAFSIYVQYHADARILFDVPAGCFVPQPKVDSAVLRLTPRETPAVQVQDEKLFFAIVRAAFNQRRKTLANAVSPAFGGRLNKDEILELITGCGLDARVRGEKLSLAEYGRLADAAAARLAAKATSPE, encoded by the coding sequence ATGGGACTTTGTGATATTCATGTCATCAAGGACGTGCTTTCGCGGCACGGCTTTCATTTTTCCAAATCGCTCGGGCAGAATTTTCTGACCGCCCAATGGGTGCCCGAGCGCATTGCCGCCGAATGCGGCGCCGGACCGGACGCGGCGGCGCTCGAGGTCGGCCCAGGCATGGGCTGCCTGACGGTCGAGCTGTCCAAGGTCGCCGGGCAGGTGGTGGCCATTGAACTGGACCGCGCGCTCTTCCCGGTGCTGGACGAAACGCTGGCCGGGTGCGACAACGTCGAGGTCGTACACGGCGACGTGCTCAAAACCGACCTGGCGGCCCTGTGTCGCGAGAAGTTCGGCGACAAGCCGGTCTATGCCTGCGCCAACCTGCCCTATTACATCACCACCCCGGCCATTGCCGCCCTGCTGGACAGCCACGCCTTTCAGGGTGTGACCGTCATGGTGCAAAAGGAGGTCGCGCGGCGCATCTGCGCCCCGGCCGGGTCGTCCGATTACAGCGCCTTCTCCATTTATGTACAGTATCACGCGGATGCGCGCATCTTATTCGATGTGCCGGCCGGGTGCTTCGTGCCCCAGCCCAAGGTCGATTCGGCGGTGCTGCGCCTGACGCCCCGCGAGACCCCGGCCGTACAGGTGCAGGATGAAAAACTGTTCTTCGCCATTGTGCGGGCGGCGTTCAACCAGCGCCGCAAGACGCTGGCCAATGCGGTGTCGCCCGCGTTCGGCGGACGGCTGAATAAGGACGAAATCCTGGAACTCATCACCGGCTGCGGGCTGGATGCCCGCGTGCGCGGCGAAAAGCTGAGCCTTGCCGAATACGGCCGTCTGGCCGATGCGGCTGCGGCCCGTCTGGCCGCCAAGGCTACATCCCCAGAATAA
- a CDS encoding YfcE family phosphodiesterase, translating to MKILVFSDSHGRTLDMYGLIESEQPDAVIHLGDHYEDACDLRRSYPNLTVYAVRGNNDFDPDAPLFSVIAPAGVRMYLTHGHRERAAWLQSGNVAARAAEEGCTIALYGHTHLRYDRTEGGVRVMNPGSISLPRDGRASCLMLDVQNGALVSACFLDPDGAPLLPEQPKQHKKFRWF from the coding sequence ATGAAGATCCTGGTGTTTTCCGACTCCCACGGCCGCACGCTGGATATGTACGGCCTGATCGAAAGCGAGCAGCCGGATGCGGTCATTCATTTGGGCGATCATTATGAGGATGCTTGCGATCTACGCCGCAGCTATCCCAACCTGACCGTCTATGCGGTGCGGGGCAACAACGATTTTGACCCGGATGCGCCGCTGTTTTCGGTCATCGCGCCCGCCGGTGTACGCATGTATCTGACCCACGGGCACCGGGAACGCGCGGCCTGGCTGCAATCGGGCAATGTGGCGGCGCGCGCCGCCGAAGAAGGCTGCACGATCGCGCTGTATGGCCACACCCATCTGCGCTACGACCGGACCGAAGGTGGGGTGCGGGTGATGAACCCTGGCAGCATCAGCCTGCCGCGCGACGGCCGGGCCAGCTGCCTGATGCTCGATGTGCAAAACGGCGCGCTTGTATCGGCCTGCTTTCTGGACCCGGACGGTGCTCCCCTGCTGCCTGAGCAGCCCAAACAACACAAAAAATTCAGGTGGTTTTGA
- a CDS encoding type III pantothenate kinase — MLLTIDVGNTNMVFGLFEKKNLVGTFRMSTDATATSDEIGLKILQYYHFRGLDAAKTSAVIIASVVPPAMYSLINAIRKYLRLRPLVVGTDVDPGMVNLYTNPREVGVDRLVNGVSAVARYGKPLIIVDIGTAITFDAIDQNGAYLGGAIFPGIKVAMEALFMKASKLPRVDIAATECAIGRTTVQSMQSGAVRGYVGALTGIIEDMKKELEGDVRVIATGGMGRMMAEHCPLIDEVDSNLTLDGLRMIYEQNRALFREKCVCHEDSILEATEES; from the coding sequence ATGTTATTAACGATTGATGTCGGCAATACCAATATGGTATTCGGCCTGTTTGAAAAAAAGAACCTGGTCGGCACGTTCCGCATGTCTACCGACGCGACCGCCACGTCGGACGAGATCGGCCTGAAAATCTTGCAGTATTATCATTTCCGCGGTCTCGACGCAGCCAAGACCAGTGCGGTCATCATCGCATCGGTCGTGCCGCCGGCCATGTATTCGCTCATCAACGCCATCCGCAAATATCTGCGGCTGCGCCCGCTCGTGGTGGGCACCGATGTCGACCCCGGCATGGTCAATCTGTATACCAACCCGCGCGAAGTCGGCGTGGACCGTCTGGTCAACGGCGTATCGGCTGTGGCCCGTTATGGCAAGCCGCTCATCATCGTGGACATCGGCACCGCCATCACCTTTGACGCCATCGACCAGAACGGCGCCTATCTGGGCGGCGCAATTTTCCCAGGCATCAAGGTCGCCATGGAAGCCCTGTTTATGAAGGCATCCAAGCTGCCGCGGGTGGACATTGCCGCCACCGAATGCGCCATCGGCCGCACGACCGTGCAGAGCATGCAGTCGGGCGCCGTGCGCGGCTATGTCGGCGCGCTGACCGGCATCATCGAAGACATGAAAAAAGAGCTGGAGGGCGACGTGCGCGTCATCGCCACCGGCGGCATGGGCCGCATGATGGCCGAGCACTGCCCGCTCATCGACGAGGTTGACTCCAATTTGACGCTTGACGGCCTGCGCATGATCTATGAGCAAAACCGTGCGCTCTTCCGCGAAAAATGCGTCTGCCATGAGGACTCCATCCTCGAAGCCACCGAAGAATCTTAA
- the vanR gene encoding VanR-ABDEGLN family response regulator transcription factor — MQESILLVDDEAAIADLVEVYLKNDGFAVHKFYNGADALACAADTHIDLAILDVMLPDMDGFTLLQRIREKHLYPILMLTAKVEDSDKILGLTLGADDYIVKPFNPLELMARVKTQLRRYTRYNLGERVAEEATEHDFGGLTICKTTHKCTLYGEELNLTPLEFAILWYLCDHRGEVVPSETLFEAAWGEKYLNSNNTVMTHIARLREKMHEPSRKPKFIKTVWGVGYTIE; from the coding sequence TTGCAAGAAAGCATCCTGCTAGTGGACGACGAGGCGGCCATCGCCGACCTGGTGGAAGTCTACCTGAAAAACGACGGTTTTGCCGTCCACAAATTCTACAATGGCGCCGATGCGCTGGCGTGTGCGGCGGACACGCACATCGATCTGGCCATTCTGGACGTGATGCTGCCCGATATGGACGGCTTTACGCTTTTGCAGCGCATTCGGGAAAAGCACCTGTATCCCATCCTGATGCTGACGGCCAAGGTCGAGGACAGCGACAAGATCCTGGGGCTGACGCTGGGCGCAGACGACTATATCGTCAAGCCCTTCAACCCGCTCGAACTGATGGCGCGCGTCAAGACCCAGCTGCGTCGTTACACCCGCTACAATCTGGGCGAACGCGTGGCCGAAGAGGCCACCGAGCACGATTTCGGCGGCTTGACCATCTGCAAGACCACCCACAAGTGTACGCTCTACGGGGAGGAACTGAACTTAACCCCCTTGGAGTTTGCCATCCTGTGGTACCTGTGCGACCACCGGGGCGAGGTGGTGCCGAGCGAAACGCTGTTTGAGGCCGCGTGGGGCGAAAAGTACTTAAACAGCAACAATACGGTCATGACCCACATCGCGCGGCTGCGGGAAAAGATGCACGAACCCAGCCGCAAACCCAAATTCATCAAAACGGTCTGGGGGGTGGGCTACACCATTGAATAA
- a CDS encoding sensor histidine kinase: MNKEQHKRRYRSQLSRQLLMQYLLALVGLVIGYAALVMVGWSFLAQFTWYGDELIYQVLEPFRENLIFWSALILGVGALAVTYYFISKPLRYLDELVDAAGRLARPDDTPIELPASMRNVEDQLNLVRQQALRAAAQAREAEQRKNDLIVYLAHDLKTPLTSVIGYLSLLRDEPQISPELRAKYTGIALDKAERLEDLINEFFDITRFNLSQLTLETCPVDLTRMLEQIASEFEPMFAEKDLRYALDLPDTMPYDCDPDKLARVFGNLLRNACHYSFPGSTIQISAQTAADSIVLRFTNPGKTIPPDKLGRLFEQFFRLDASRGTRTGGAGLGLAIAKEIVELHGGAIRAESRDNTVSFVVTLPTERKS, encoded by the coding sequence TTGAATAAGGAGCAACACAAGCGGCGCTACCGCAGCCAGCTTTCCCGTCAGCTTCTCATGCAGTATCTGCTCGCGCTGGTCGGTCTGGTCATTGGCTATGCCGCGCTGGTGATGGTGGGCTGGTCGTTTCTGGCCCAGTTCACCTGGTACGGCGACGAACTGATCTATCAGGTGCTGGAACCGTTCCGTGAAAACCTGATCTTTTGGAGCGCATTGATTTTGGGCGTGGGTGCACTGGCGGTCACCTATTATTTTATTTCCAAGCCGCTGCGCTATCTGGACGAACTCGTCGATGCCGCCGGCCGGCTGGCCCGACCGGACGATACGCCCATCGAACTGCCGGCTTCCATGCGCAATGTGGAAGACCAGCTCAACCTCGTGCGGCAGCAGGCGCTGCGCGCCGCGGCCCAAGCCCGCGAGGCCGAGCAGCGCAAAAACGACCTGATCGTCTATCTGGCGCACGACCTCAAGACCCCGCTCACCAGCGTGATCGGCTATCTGTCGCTACTGCGCGACGAGCCGCAGATCTCGCCCGAACTGCGCGCCAAATACACCGGCATCGCGCTGGACAAAGCCGAGCGGCTGGAAGACCTCATCAACGAATTTTTCGACATCACCCGCTTTAATCTGTCCCAGCTGACGCTGGAAACCTGCCCGGTCGACTTAACGCGCATGCTCGAACAGATCGCCAGCGAATTTGAGCCCATGTTCGCCGAAAAGGACCTGCGCTATGCGCTGGACTTGCCGGACACGATGCCCTATGACTGCGACCCGGACAAACTCGCGCGGGTGTTCGGCAACCTGCTGCGCAATGCCTGCCATTACAGCTTCCCGGGCAGCACCATCCAGATTTCCGCCCAGACTGCGGCCGATTCCATCGTGCTGCGGTTCACCAATCCGGGCAAGACCATCCCGCCCGACAAGCTGGGGCGTCTGTTTGAGCAGTTCTTCCGGCTGGATGCGTCGCGCGGCACGCGCACAGGCGGCGCCGGACTGGGGCTGGCGATTGCCAAAGAGATCGTCGAACTGCACGGCGGCGCCATCCGGGCCGAAAGCCGGGACAATACGGTGTCGTTTGTGGTGACGCTGCCGACCGAAAGAAAATCGTAA
- the vanG gene encoding D-alanine--D-serine ligase VanG: protein MKKMTLAVLFGGCSTEYSVSLESAHAVLTHLDPTRFAVLPVGITREGAWRLYRGPLARIADGTWCEDTANSVPCAFSPDRGSHALLTLGAQPESLHVDAAFPVLHGKNGEDGTVQGLLELAGIPLIGCGTAASALCMDKDRAHKLAALAGVRVPQSAVFARGADFTAIAQAAGALGYPVFVKPVRAGSSFGVGRVTQPDDLRAAVDAAFAHDAEILLEEAIPGFEVGCAVLGNDALQTGRVDEIELAGGFFDYTEKYNLISSRIHCPARIAPAQEDAIRQAACTVYRALGCRVCARVDFFLTPAGEIVFNEVNTIPGFTAHSRYPGMMRAAGLDFPALLTRLVELGVSA from the coding sequence ATGAAAAAGATGACCCTGGCCGTCCTGTTCGGCGGCTGCTCTACCGAATACAGCGTATCCCTGGAATCGGCCCACGCGGTGCTGACCCATTTAGACCCTACGCGCTTTGCCGTCCTTCCGGTCGGCATCACGCGGGAAGGCGCCTGGCGGCTGTACCGCGGCCCGCTCGCGCGCATCGCGGACGGCACCTGGTGTGAGGACACGGCAAATAGCGTGCCCTGCGCTTTTTCGCCCGACCGCGGCAGCCATGCCCTTTTGACCCTGGGCGCGCAGCCCGAAAGCCTGCATGTAGACGCTGCTTTCCCGGTGCTGCACGGCAAAAACGGTGAGGACGGCACGGTCCAGGGCCTGTTGGAGCTGGCCGGCATCCCGCTCATCGGCTGCGGCACGGCGGCCAGCGCCCTGTGCATGGACAAGGACCGCGCGCACAAGCTGGCTGCCCTGGCCGGCGTGCGCGTGCCCCAAAGCGCGGTCTTTGCCCGCGGCGCCGATTTTACCGCCATCGCGCAGGCGGCTGGGGCGCTCGGGTATCCGGTGTTCGTCAAGCCGGTGCGGGCCGGGTCGTCGTTCGGGGTAGGCCGGGTGACCCAGCCGGACGATCTGCGCGCGGCGGTGGACGCCGCCTTTGCCCACGATGCGGAAATCCTGCTCGAGGAGGCCATTCCGGGCTTTGAGGTCGGGTGCGCGGTGCTCGGCAACGACGCCTTGCAGACCGGCCGAGTCGATGAAATCGAGCTTGCAGGCGGCTTCTTTGACTACACCGAAAAATACAACTTGATTTCCTCGCGCATCCACTGCCCGGCGCGCATCGCCCCGGCGCAGGAGGACGCCATCCGGCAAGCGGCCTGCACGGTCTACCGAGCGCTTGGCTGCCGGGTGTGTGCGCGGGTGGACTTTTTCCTGACCCCGGCGGGCGAGATCGTCTTTAACGAGGTCAATACCATTCCGGGCTTTACCGCCCACAGCCGTTATCCGGGCATGATGCGCGCCGCGGGGCTGGACTTCCCCGCCCTGCTGACCCGCCTGGTCGAACTGGGGGTGAGCGCATGA
- a CDS encoding D-alanyl-D-alanine carboxypeptidase family protein, which yields MTCRRFPRQAVHQGPLIVVNARHPLQSGAAGKLAPVDARHPDILLEAAAGRLLACCIGAVRGGREIVPVSGWRSQTEQQAIWDQTLAESGEAFTRQYVALPGCSEHQTGLAIDLGRAASHIDFIRPAFPYDGVCGAFRRAAARHGFIERYQAGKESLTGISPEPWHFRYVGAPHAALLQKHGLCLEEYPDFLRQAGAQTCTLDGGRMAQVFYVPCAGEQTEIELPDACCQVSGDNIGGFIVTVWGESA from the coding sequence ATGACATGCAGACGTTTTCCGCGGCAGGCCGTCCATCAGGGGCCGCTGATCGTAGTCAATGCCCGCCACCCGCTGCAAAGCGGGGCGGCCGGCAAGCTCGCCCCCGTGGACGCCCGGCATCCGGACATCCTGCTGGAGGCAGCCGCCGGGCGGCTGCTCGCCTGCTGCATCGGCGCGGTGCGCGGTGGACGGGAGATCGTGCCCGTATCCGGCTGGCGCAGCCAGACCGAGCAGCAGGCCATCTGGGACCAAACCCTGGCCGAAAGCGGCGAAGCTTTCACCCGGCAATATGTGGCCCTGCCCGGGTGCAGCGAGCACCAGACCGGGCTGGCCATCGACCTGGGCCGGGCGGCGTCCCACATCGACTTCATCCGGCCGGCCTTCCCCTATGACGGCGTGTGCGGCGCGTTCCGCCGTGCCGCCGCCCGCCACGGCTTCATCGAGCGCTATCAGGCCGGCAAGGAATCCCTCACCGGCATTTCGCCCGAGCCCTGGCATTTCCGCTATGTCGGCGCGCCCCATGCCGCGCTGCTGCAAAAGCACGGCCTGTGTCTGGAAGAATACCCGGATTTTTTGCGACAGGCGGGCGCGCAGACTTGCACGCTGGACGGCGGACGCATGGCGCAGGTGTTTTACGTGCCCTGCGCGGGCGAGCAGACCGAGATCGAGCTGCCCGATGCCTGCTGTCAGGTTTCGGGGGACAACATCGGCGGCTTTATCGTCACCGTCTGGGGGGAAAGCGCATGA
- the vanT gene encoding serine racemase VanT catalytic subunit: MKKGFAALDDARFAAALLVIAIHTSPLMSVSADGDFFLTRVLARLAVPLFFMVSGYFLGRNGWRRLPHFAQKTALYYAVSIVLYLPLNLYQGGWDAAGVVRSLLFDGTLYHLWYFPAVLLGAFLASHLARMGLRCALPVAGVLYLFGLLGDSYYGLAVQLGLEPVFSALFHVFSYTRNGLFFAPLFLLLGAAGRRFSTRTAAVGLTLSFAAMTAEGFALHRLGWQRHDSMYVFLPLCMLFLFSLLWGADAGQNPRLRRVSILVYILHPWWIVLVRGAAEMLHLDGLLVQNSLGHFAAVTAASVACAFLLDAWLPRGKLPNTRAWRDIDCAALRHNAAVLQDGLGKDSRLMAVVKAEAYGHGAVLTARTLQQSGVRAFAVATLEEAVHLRKHGIRGLILVLGYTDPIHVRTLRRWRITQTVADESHARALAAQGVPIHVHLAVDTGMHRLGLPAGEISAFLRVYDLPNLRIDGMFSHLGVSDSLTADDTSFTQAQLSAFFETVETIRRAGYDPGQTHIQASYGVWNLPPQPCAFARVGIALYGVGSDASPVQRALDLWPVLALKARVVLVRPLAAGDTAGYGRAFHAERPTRLAVVSIGYADGVPRDAADRGVQVLVHGRRAPVVGRVCMDQLLVDVTDVPGVQAGDAVTLIGRDGGCEIRAEQLADWCGTITNELLSRLGARLGLRIHS, encoded by the coding sequence ATGAAAAAGGGCTTTGCCGCGCTGGACGATGCGCGTTTTGCCGCCGCGCTGCTGGTCATCGCCATCCACACCTCCCCACTGATGAGCGTTTCGGCGGATGGGGATTTTTTCCTCACCCGGGTGCTGGCCCGGCTGGCGGTACCGCTGTTTTTCATGGTATCCGGGTATTTTCTGGGGCGAAACGGCTGGCGACGCCTGCCCCATTTCGCGCAAAAGACCGCGCTGTACTACGCGGTTTCAATCGTCCTATATCTGCCGCTTAATTTGTATCAGGGCGGCTGGGACGCCGCCGGGGTCGTACGCAGCCTGCTTTTTGACGGCACGTTGTACCATCTGTGGTACTTCCCGGCCGTGCTGCTGGGCGCGTTCCTCGCGTCCCATCTGGCCCGGATGGGGCTGCGCTGTGCACTACCCGTGGCCGGGGTGCTGTATCTGTTCGGCCTGCTGGGCGACAGCTATTACGGTCTTGCCGTGCAGCTTGGGCTGGAACCGGTGTTTTCCGCCCTGTTCCATGTCTTTTCCTACACCCGCAACGGCCTGTTCTTCGCGCCGCTCTTTTTGCTGCTCGGCGCCGCCGGACGGCGGTTTTCCACCCGCACGGCGGCTGTGGGACTGACGCTGTCCTTTGCCGCCATGACGGCCGAAGGGTTCGCCCTTCACCGCCTGGGCTGGCAGCGCCACGACAGCATGTATGTCTTTCTGCCCCTGTGTATGCTCTTTCTGTTTTCGCTGCTGTGGGGGGCCGATGCAGGCCAAAATCCCCGCCTGCGGCGGGTATCCATCCTGGTATATATCCTACATCCGTGGTGGATTGTGCTGGTGCGCGGCGCGGCCGAGATGCTGCATCTGGACGGCTTGCTGGTGCAGAACAGCCTGGGGCATTTTGCGGCGGTCACCGCGGCCAGCGTGGCCTGCGCCTTTTTGCTGGATGCCTGGCTGCCCCGCGGCAAACTGCCGAACACCCGCGCCTGGCGTGACATCGACTGCGCCGCGCTGCGGCACAATGCCGCCGTATTGCAGGACGGGCTGGGCAAGGACTCCCGCCTGATGGCGGTCGTCAAAGCCGAAGCCTACGGCCATGGCGCGGTGCTGACCGCGCGCACCTTGCAGCAAAGCGGCGTGCGCGCCTTTGCCGTGGCCACACTGGAGGAGGCGGTCCATCTGCGCAAACATGGCATCCGGGGACTGATTCTGGTGCTCGGCTACACCGACCCCATCCATGTGCGCACGCTGCGGCGCTGGCGCATCACCCAGACCGTGGCCGACGAGTCCCATGCCCGGGCGCTGGCCGCGCAGGGCGTGCCCATCCACGTTCATCTGGCCGTAGACACCGGCATGCACCGGCTGGGGCTGCCTGCCGGGGAGATCTCGGCCTTTCTGCGGGTGTATGACCTGCCCAACCTGCGCATTGACGGCATGTTTTCCCACCTTGGCGTGTCCGACAGCCTGACGGCGGATGACACTTCCTTTACCCAAGCCCAGCTTTCCGCCTTTTTTGAAACTGTCGAAACCATTCGCCGCGCGGGCTATGACCCCGGCCAGACGCACATCCAGGCCAGCTACGGGGTGTGGAACCTGCCGCCCCAGCCGTGCGCCTTTGCTCGGGTGGGCATTGCGCTGTACGGCGTGGGCAGCGATGCTTCGCCCGTCCAGCGCGCGCTCGACCTGTGGCCGGTGCTGGCGCTTAAGGCGCGGGTCGTGCTCGTGCGCCCGCTCGCGGCGGGCGACACGGCTGGCTATGGTCGGGCCTTCCACGCCGAGCGGCCTACCCGGCTGGCGGTCGTGTCCATCGGATACGCCGACGGCGTGCCGCGCGATGCTGCCGACCGGGGCGTACAGGTGCTGGTGCACGGCCGCCGTGCCCCGGTGGTCGGCCGGGTGTGCATGGACCAGCTGCTGGTGGATGTGACCGATGTCCCCGGCGTGCAGGCGGGCGATGCGGTCACGCTAATCGGCCGAGACGGTGGGTGCGAAATCCGTGCCGAACAGCTGGCCGACTGGTGCGGCACCATCACCAACGAACTGCTTTCCCGCCTGGGCGCGCGACTGGGGCTGCGCATCCATTCCTGA
- a CDS encoding NifB/NifX family molybdenum-iron cluster-binding protein, whose translation MKIAVTYENGQVFQHFGHCAQFKIYDVENGAVQSSAVVDTNGSGHGALAGFLQSHGVNTLICGGIGGGARTALADAGIELYPGVTGDADESVKALLGGTLAFDPNTMCNHHHDGAHQCGEHKHGCGGN comes from the coding sequence ATGAAAATTGCAGTAACATACGAAAACGGCCAGGTGTTCCAGCATTTTGGCCACTGCGCACAGTTCAAGATCTATGACGTCGAAAACGGCGCCGTGCAGTCGTCTGCGGTTGTGGACACCAACGGCAGCGGTCACGGCGCGCTGGCCGGCTTCTTACAGAGCCACGGCGTGAACACACTCATCTGCGGCGGCATTGGCGGCGGCGCGCGCACCGCGCTGGCCGACGCCGGCATTGAACTTTATCCGGGCGTTACGGGCGACGCGGACGAAAGCGTCAAAGCCCTGCTCGGCGGCACGCTGGCTTTTGACCCGAACACGATGTGCAACCATCATCACGATGGGGCGCACCAGTGCGGCGAACACAAGCACGGCTGCGGTGGCAACTAA
- a CDS encoding YcxB family protein has protein sequence MTFSFQFTPLDADSLHPQVSLALEKRTEQISRKQFPQRWELIDKLNSVEKQTPEVLEKRRRRRACWGLANWLLGLCWLIPTLLEPRLRPFPLVVGVLGYLSGVVALWRTQRTLLGIISLIQGVFFSFVALANAEELGVLLILGIVGFMMGLVSLLTRKQTRVTDFNRSATKLLQTLSERQGLAQMRLVFNEDGMHAFQLDAPDEGKTIPYASLEWVLETDDLLLVTYDETVMVLQKRDLLTGSIFKLREFLGERTAYVVCNLPET, from the coding sequence TTGACATTTTCGTTTCAGTTCACGCCTTTGGATGCCGATTCGCTGCATCCCCAAGTGAGCTTGGCTCTGGAAAAGCGAACCGAACAAATTTCGCGCAAGCAGTTCCCCCAGCGCTGGGAACTGATCGATAAACTAAACAGTGTAGAAAAACAGACGCCCGAGGTTTTGGAAAAGCGTCGCCGGCGGCGCGCCTGTTGGGGGCTTGCCAACTGGCTACTTGGCCTGTGCTGGCTGATTCCCACACTGCTAGAACCGCGCCTTCGGCCGTTCCCGCTGGTGGTGGGTGTGCTGGGCTATTTGTCCGGTGTTGTCGCCCTTTGGCGCACGCAGCGCACGCTGCTGGGTATTATCAGCCTGATCCAGGGCGTGTTCTTCAGCTTCGTCGCACTCGCAAACGCCGAAGAACTGGGTGTCCTGCTCATTCTCGGCATCGTCGGGTTCATGATGGGTCTTGTCAGCCTACTGACCCGCAAGCAGACTCGTGTGACCGACTTTAACCGCTCGGCCACCAAGTTGCTGCAAACGCTGTCCGAGCGGCAAGGCCTCGCGCAAATGCGGCTTGTTTTTAATGAAGATGGCATGCACGCCTTCCAGCTCGACGCCCCGGACGAGGGCAAAACCATCCCCTATGCTTCGCTGGAATGGGTGCTGGAAACCGACGATCTGCTTCTGGTGACGTATGACGAGACGGTGATGGTCCTGCAAAAGCGCGATCTGCTCACCGGCAGCATCTTCAAACTGCGGGAATTTCTCGGCGAACGAACGGCCTATGTCGTGTGCAACCTGCCCGAAACATAA
- the rpsF gene encoding 30S ribosomal protein S6, translated as MAKVSGKYETLFIVNPTLGEEEVAAIVDKFKALVESNGTLEKVDDWGKRRLAYPINDLTEGCYTLIEFTSAPSFPAELDRIFKITDGIMRSIIVSLD; from the coding sequence ATGGCAAAGGTAAGTGGCAAGTACGAGACTCTTTTCATTGTCAACCCGACCCTCGGCGAGGAAGAGGTTGCCGCGATCGTGGACAAGTTCAAGGCTCTTGTAGAGTCGAACGGCACGCTCGAAAAGGTAGATGATTGGGGCAAGCGTCGTCTGGCGTACCCGATCAACGACCTGACCGAAGGTTGCTACACCCTGATCGAGTTCACGTCCGCTCCGTCTTTCCCGGCAGAACTGGACCGTATCTTTAAGATCACGGACGGTATCATGCGTTCCATCATCGTTTCCCTCGACTAA
- a CDS encoding single-stranded DNA-binding protein produces MLNKAILMGRLTRDPELRHTQSNMAVASFSLAIDRDRKGPNGERQTDFIDCVAWGRQAEFVSQWFTKGMLAIVVGRIQSRNWEDRNGNKRVSIEINVDEVSFGETKKSREQNGGYAGFDNGSQIRPEGNNYGSQAPAPSFDLPVGDSDFAELGDDDGDVPF; encoded by the coding sequence ATGCTCAATAAAGCAATTTTGATGGGCCGTTTGACCCGCGACCCCGAACTCCGTCACACCCAGAGCAACATGGCGGTTGCATCGTTCTCTTTGGCGATCGACCGTGACCGCAAAGGTCCAAACGGCGAACGGCAGACTGATTTTATCGACTGCGTAGCCTGGGGCCGTCAGGCCGAATTTGTGAGCCAGTGGTTCACGAAGGGCATGCTCGCCATCGTGGTAGGGCGGATCCAGTCGAGAAACTGGGAAGACCGAAACGGAAACAAGCGTGTATCCATTGAGATCAATGTGGATGAGGTTTCGTTTGGCGAAACCAAGAAATCCCGCGAACAGAACGGCGGTTACGCCGGCTTCGACAATGGTTCGCAGATCCGTCCCGAGGGAAATAACTACGGTTCTCAGGCGCCCGCGCCGTCCTTTGACCTGCCGGTCGGGGATTCGGATTTCGCGGAACTGGGTGACGACGACGGCGATGTGCCGTTCTAA
- the rpsR gene encoding 30S ribosomal protein S18: MEETKKEFTPRPERQRGGRRRRKVCAFCVDKVECIDYKDVAKLKRYMSERGKILPRRMTGTCAKHQRQLTEAIKRARHVALLPFTAE; encoded by the coding sequence ATGGAAGAGACCAAAAAGGAATTTACTCCCCGTCCGGAGCGCCAGCGCGGCGGCCGTCGCCGCAGAAAGGTTTGCGCGTTCTGCGTAGACAAGGTGGAGTGCATTGACTACAAGGACGTTGCAAAGCTCAAGCGCTACATGTCTGAGCGCGGCAAGATTCTGCCCCGCCGCATGACCGGTACTTGCGCAAAGCATCAGCGTCAGCTGACGGAAGCGATCAAGCGCGCCCGTCACGTTGCTCTCCTGCCCTTCACGGCGGAATAA